One region of Halomicrobium sp. LC1Hm genomic DNA includes:
- a CDS encoding BsuBI/PstI family type II restriction endonuclease, which yields MSDESEVGFDYDLTRDQLKRALKEFGLQESDINNTMLTVLQAVTSREYYESIELRYDDLPDYAIQTTNLVDFLPNYTAENSREPVRKDALKPLRDKAGVLGYEEPAPNSPKTHYWVAQEFREYLDNANLEEVISEPDPVEGEERTVELPYHDEVLPRAAGEHTELIGDGLRELVPDLAESPVLVHEGLTKDEREAVEAKLLPIEFDGVRFQLSVYPDAIAFDEEERTLILLEAVTSLGPFTDQRIETLLEDLSQPEEPIEDFSAVFVTMFPDVGRYRQHLMDVGADSHVWLSDHPRDLRSHGNIRLDEGRPREAGVLYEYEIEP from the coding sequence ATGTCAGATGAGTCTGAGGTCGGGTTCGACTACGACCTCACCCGCGATCAGCTCAAGCGGGCGCTGAAGGAGTTCGGGTTGCAGGAAAGTGACATCAACAACACGATGTTGACCGTGTTGCAGGCGGTCACATCCCGTGAATACTACGAGTCCATCGAACTCCGATACGACGACCTTCCCGACTACGCCATCCAGACCACGAACCTCGTCGACTTCCTCCCGAACTACACCGCGGAGAACTCCCGTGAGCCGGTGAGGAAGGACGCTCTGAAGCCGCTTCGTGACAAGGCGGGGGTACTTGGATACGAGGAACCGGCTCCGAACAGCCCGAAGACGCACTACTGGGTAGCACAGGAGTTCCGGGAGTACCTCGACAACGCGAACCTTGAGGAGGTCATCAGCGAACCTGACCCGGTAGAAGGGGAAGAGCGGACGGTGGAACTCCCGTACCACGACGAGGTACTGCCTCGAGCCGCGGGCGAACACACGGAGTTGATCGGCGACGGGCTCCGTGAACTCGTCCCGGATCTCGCCGAGTCACCTGTACTCGTCCACGAGGGGCTGACCAAGGACGAGCGGGAGGCGGTCGAGGCCAAGTTGCTCCCCATCGAGTTCGACGGCGTGCGGTTCCAGTTGTCCGTGTACCCGGACGCGATCGCGTTCGACGAGGAAGAGCGGACGTTGATCCTCTTGGAAGCGGTGACGAGTCTCGGCCCGTTCACCGACCAACGCATCGAGACTCTGCTGGAAGACCTCAGTCAGCCAGAGGAGCCGATTGAGGACTTCTCTGCTGTGTTCGTGACTATGTTCCCCGACGTTGGCCGCTACCGCCAACATCTGATGGATGTGGGGGCAGACTCGCACGTCTGGCTGTCTGACCATCCCCGCGACCTTCGCTCGCACGGCAACATCCGGCTGGACGAGGGAAGGCCGAGGGAAGCGGGCGTGTTGTACGAGTACGAGATCGAACCCTAA